The following is a genomic window from Insulibacter thermoxylanivorax.
TCATCCTCCTGTAGTGCAAACTGGTTTCAATGGCATTCATGATAACAAACATGATCAACCGCTCGAGTGATGCTCATCACATTCTAACACAGAACATAGGGGGCCAGCTTAAAGCAAAAGATTGAGATTAACAAGAGATAATCATGGATGGGCGGTAGATGCTAGGCAGGGCTAAAAAAATTTAGAGTTTAATCCGAGGTAATGGAGGCGATAGGCAGAAGATGTATAGAGATTGCTGATCAAGCACTGAAGAGAAAAATATAGACGATATATATGAGATAAGCAGATATGAGCATCAGACACAGATCAAATCTTGGCTTAATGCAGTGATGCGGGTCACACAGAGCGGTATTGGGCTGTGTTAGATTACAGGTAGAATTGGGAAATAAGGAGTGAGAAAGAGATGAGTGCAGAGCAATTTACCTTTGACGATATGAAGATGGTCGAGCGCGCTAAACTTGGTAATAAAGTACCGTTGGAGCTGTTTCGAACGATCCGTCTAATCGGAATGTATCAGGGTCTTCCGCTCGGCGGCAGGGGAACGACGGTGACCATCGGCCGCAAGATCGGTGAGAATCTGCCTGTACATACGCTCGATGATCTTCTTGCTCTATTCGAAGAGCTCAGGATCGGGATCCCAAAGGTGATACACGGCGAACATACCATGAAGATCGTGATTGAGGATTGTTTCTGCAGCGGGCTTCCCGTATTAGAAGGCAAGTTTGTGTGCGATTTGGAAGGGGCGATCATGGAGGGAGCGCTCAATAAAATCATGGACAAGCGCGTATCCGTGCGAGAGATCAAGTGCAATGTGAACGGGGACGAGCATTGTGAGTATGAAGTACGTTTGTAAATGTAACAATGCAAAATTACAAAAACAGATCATTTCATAAGTCTTTGTGTTGAAACGGTTTAGAAAAAGTAGGATACTGAACTAAACAAAGTATAACAGGAGGGATAGTCGTGGATGTGTTGCAGGCTATCGAGAAACGCCGTGAGATTACCCAGTTTAAACCGGATCCACTCCCCCAAGACATCATAGACAAACTACAGCGCTCGCTGTATCTGGCGCCGGCGGGCAATAACCTCAAATCGCGGGAATTCATCTTCGTCACCGATCGCGAGATGCTGAACCAGTTGACCTCAACCACGCCATATATGAAATGGTTAGAACAAGCAGCAGCAGCGGCCGTGATCATCGCTCGTCCCGATGTGAGCAAATATTGGCTGCAAGATGCTTCGATCGCGGGCGGTTTCCTATGGTTGACCGCAGTATCCTTAGAGCTCGGAGCAGCCTGGGGAGCCGTCTATCATTCAGAAGACGACGAAGAATCCAAACGTCGTGAAGATTACGCACGGGAGAAGCTGAACATACCGGATGTATATCGAGTGGTTGCGATCATCGGCCTAGGATACCCGGCAGCGGAACCAGCACCTAAAGACATGGATCCGATGGATGAAGTCCTGCATCGGGAGCGGTTCGGCGGAGTGAATTCCATAAAGTGAATCCATCATAAACAACAATACGGATACAATCCTCGGCTAGGTCAATGGGGATGGTTATCATCCTTCACTAGTTACTTGTGCCTTTATTCTTCCAGGGAGTTGCATGATTGTGCAACGGATTAGAATACGGTTAAGTGATTGACACGATCGCTTTATTTTGTTCAGATAGCAGATTTTGTCCTAAATTTAGGA
Proteins encoded in this region:
- a CDS encoding nitroreductase family protein, whose amino-acid sequence is MDVLQAIEKRREITQFKPDPLPQDIIDKLQRSLYLAPAGNNLKSREFIFVTDREMLNQLTSTTPYMKWLEQAAAAAVIIARPDVSKYWLQDASIAGGFLWLTAVSLELGAAWGAVYHSEDDEESKRREDYAREKLNIPDVYRVVAIIGLGYPAAEPAPKDMDPMDEVLHRERFGGVNSIK
- a CDS encoding V4R domain-containing protein, yielding MSAEQFTFDDMKMVERAKLGNKVPLELFRTIRLIGMYQGLPLGGRGTTVTIGRKIGENLPVHTLDDLLALFEELRIGIPKVIHGEHTMKIVIEDCFCSGLPVLEGKFVCDLEGAIMEGALNKIMDKRVSVREIKCNVNGDEHCEYEVRL